The Hymenobacter baengnokdamensis genome includes a region encoding these proteins:
- a CDS encoding SDR family oxidoreductase has translation MPTRHPAPPKRPTAKDMKEHAQKLPYPARQADMKFQPQSSLAAYRAAGKLEGKVALITGADSGIGRAVAIAFAKEGADVAILFNENQEDAQETKRLVELEKRRCQVLQLDVRDREQAFQAVRLVRQELGGLNILVNNAAFQMAQEKFEDIPEAQIRRAFDTNIMGYMWMAQAAIPHLRSGDCIINTGSIVGIVGIPILVDYACTKAGIHALTKSLALYLGERNIRVNCVVPGPVWTPNIPGTMPRSEIEKFGHEVALKRPGQPEELAPAYVLLASQDGSFMTGALVHVTGGKLSSDE, from the coding sequence ATGCCAACCCGTCATCCGGCTCCGCCGAAGCGCCCCACTGCGAAAGACATGAAGGAGCACGCCCAGAAGCTCCCTTACCCGGCCAGGCAGGCCGACATGAAGTTTCAGCCGCAGAGCAGCCTGGCGGCGTACCGGGCCGCCGGCAAGCTGGAAGGCAAAGTTGCGCTTATTACCGGCGCCGACTCGGGCATTGGCCGGGCCGTAGCCATTGCCTTTGCGAAGGAAGGGGCTGACGTAGCCATTTTATTCAATGAAAACCAGGAAGATGCCCAGGAAACCAAGCGCCTCGTGGAGCTCGAAAAGCGCAGGTGCCAGGTGCTGCAGCTTGATGTGCGCGACCGCGAGCAGGCGTTTCAGGCCGTGCGGCTGGTGCGCCAGGAGCTGGGTGGCCTGAATATTCTGGTCAATAATGCCGCCTTCCAGATGGCGCAGGAGAAGTTTGAAGACATCCCGGAAGCCCAGATTCGGCGGGCTTTCGACACCAATATCATGGGGTATATGTGGATGGCGCAGGCCGCTATTCCGCACCTGCGAAGCGGCGACTGCATCATCAATACGGGTAGCATTGTGGGTATTGTGGGCATTCCGATTCTGGTCGATTATGCCTGTACCAAGGCTGGTATTCATGCGCTTACAAAGTCGCTGGCGCTGTACCTGGGCGAGCGTAACATTCGGGTAAACTGCGTAGTGCCGGGGCCGGTCTGGACGCCCAACATCCCGGGCACCATGCCGCGGTCCGAGATTGAGAAGTTTGGGCACGAGGTAGCGCTCAAGCGCCCCGGCCAGCCCGAGGAGCTGGCGCCCGCCTACGTGCTGCTGGCCTCGCAAGACGGCTCGTTCATGACCGGCGCGCTGGTACACGTAACGGGTGGCAAGCTGAGCAGCGACGAATAA
- a CDS encoding gluconate 2-dehydrogenase subunit 3 family protein: MTSQELLPTAHVSAATRAALTERLAETGTPYTPQFLAPETYQLLEAVAARLLPQPERPVPIPLAPAVDRRLAEGRADGWRYDALPPDREAYRLGLGGVQEIAQALFATAFEQLAGDKQDEVLGALAGGNPPGTTWQTLPADRFFEELLAELTETYYAHPWAQDEIGYVGYANLPAWTKIGLNEKEPREA; encoded by the coding sequence ATGACCTCTCAGGAACTGCTGCCTACAGCGCACGTATCGGCCGCTACCCGCGCCGCCCTCACCGAGCGCCTGGCCGAAACCGGCACGCCCTATACCCCGCAGTTTCTGGCTCCCGAAACCTACCAATTGCTCGAAGCCGTAGCCGCTCGCCTGCTGCCCCAGCCCGAGCGCCCGGTGCCGATTCCGCTGGCCCCGGCCGTAGACCGCCGCCTGGCGGAGGGCCGGGCCGATGGCTGGCGTTACGATGCCCTGCCCCCCGACCGCGAAGCCTATCGCCTTGGCCTGGGCGGGGTGCAGGAAATAGCACAGGCGCTGTTTGCGACTGCTTTTGAGCAGCTCGCTGGCGATAAGCAGGACGAAGTACTGGGGGCCCTGGCCGGCGGCAACCCGCCCGGCACTACCTGGCAAACGCTACCTGCCGACCGTTTCTTCGAAGAGTTGCTGGCCGAGCTGACCGAAACCTACTATGCCCATCCCTGGGCTCAGGATGAAATCGGCTATGTAGGCTATGCCAACCTGCCGGCCTGGACTAAAATCGGGCTGAACGAAAAAGAACCCCGCGAGGCATAG
- a CDS encoding GMC family oxidoreductase yields the protein MPDEEIAEEGILSPAEPAVQDPLLRELLAENAPLTAPIDTPLEKPQPVPAASETVDCIVIGLGAGGAPLLARLAQAGLKVVALEAGPWHNPQTDFATDEKAQDFLFWNDERLAAGHDPLAMGKNNSGTGVGGSTLHYTAYTPRPLPDDLHLRRDFGKGEDWPLTYDDLAPYFEEVEQFLGISGPTPYPWGPARPKGYALPPLPLNSAAQLMGRGAQKLGILTSPAANAALASRYYQEGVGWREECIKCGFCQAGCANGAKASMDVTFIPLAVKYGADIRPNSFVTEIERHADGNISAVIYKQNDQTHRLACNHLFLCGGAVETPRLLLLNELALTSGQVGRNLMAHTGVQVWGTFADEVRPTKGIPGGLISQDTHRPKDADFAGGYLLQSIGVMPVTFAGQVARGRKLWGQALRDYMRQFNHIAGINILGDCLPHPNNYLELSEEQDARQLPKPRLHFTAQENELRMNAHAEKTMRAIWEAAGATDIWAFGRYAHVIGTARMGLSGDDAVVDRDGRAFDVPNLYICDNSVFPSALSVNPALTIMALSLRTADKFLEKQKRRDK from the coding sequence ATGCCCGACGAAGAAATAGCCGAGGAAGGTATCCTTAGCCCGGCCGAGCCCGCCGTTCAGGACCCTTTACTGCGCGAGCTGCTGGCTGAAAATGCGCCTTTAACTGCTCCTATCGACACCCCGCTGGAAAAGCCGCAGCCCGTGCCGGCTGCCAGCGAGACGGTCGACTGCATTGTTATTGGCCTGGGGGCGGGCGGCGCGCCGCTGCTGGCCCGCCTGGCGCAGGCGGGGCTTAAGGTAGTGGCGCTGGAGGCCGGCCCCTGGCACAATCCGCAAACCGACTTCGCTACCGACGAAAAAGCCCAGGACTTTTTATTTTGGAATGATGAGCGGCTGGCGGCCGGCCACGACCCGCTGGCCATGGGTAAAAACAACTCTGGTACCGGCGTGGGTGGCTCTACCCTGCACTACACGGCCTACACGCCCCGCCCGCTGCCCGACGACCTGCACCTGCGCCGCGATTTTGGCAAGGGGGAAGACTGGCCCCTTACCTACGACGACCTCGCTCCGTACTTTGAGGAGGTTGAGCAGTTTTTAGGTATTTCAGGGCCAACGCCTTATCCCTGGGGGCCCGCCCGACCCAAAGGCTACGCCCTGCCGCCGCTGCCCCTCAACAGCGCCGCGCAATTGATGGGCCGTGGGGCCCAAAAACTCGGGATTCTCACTTCGCCGGCCGCCAACGCGGCCCTGGCCAGCCGCTACTACCAGGAGGGCGTGGGCTGGCGCGAAGAATGTATCAAGTGCGGCTTTTGCCAGGCCGGCTGCGCTAATGGGGCAAAAGCCAGCATGGATGTCACCTTTATTCCGCTAGCCGTGAAATACGGGGCCGACATTCGGCCTAATAGCTTCGTAACCGAGATAGAGCGCCACGCGGACGGAAATATTAGCGCTGTTATATATAAACAAAACGACCAGACGCACCGTCTGGCTTGCAACCACCTGTTTTTATGCGGCGGCGCGGTAGAGACGCCCCGCCTGCTGCTGCTCAACGAGCTGGCCCTGACCAGCGGCCAGGTGGGCCGCAACCTGATGGCGCATACAGGCGTGCAGGTGTGGGGCACGTTTGCCGACGAGGTGCGGCCCACCAAGGGTATTCCGGGCGGCTTGATTTCGCAGGATACGCACCGGCCCAAGGATGCCGACTTTGCGGGCGGCTACCTCCTGCAAAGCATTGGGGTAATGCCGGTTACGTTTGCAGGCCAGGTAGCGCGCGGGCGCAAGCTCTGGGGCCAGGCCCTGCGCGACTATATGCGGCAGTTCAACCACATTGCGGGCATCAATATCCTCGGCGACTGCCTGCCACACCCCAATAACTACCTGGAGCTGAGCGAGGAGCAGGATGCCCGCCAGCTGCCCAAGCCGCGCCTGCACTTCACGGCCCAGGAAAACGAGCTGCGGATGAATGCCCACGCCGAAAAAACGATGCGGGCCATTTGGGAAGCCGCCGGCGCTACCGATATCTGGGCGTTTGGGCGCTACGCCCACGTTATTGGCACGGCCCGCATGGGCTTGAGCGGCGACGATGCCGTGGTGGACCGCGATGGCCGGGCCTTCGACGTACCCAACCTGTACATCTGCGATAACTCGGTGTTTCCGAGCGCGCTCAGCGTAAACCCGGCCCTTACTATTATGGCTCTGAGCCTGCGCACGGCCGATAAGTTTTTAGAGAAGCAGAAAAGGCGGGACAAGTAA
- a CDS encoding family 1 glycosylhydrolase, translated as MKSFLTEIKEHFGSGNYEGDEFGGATGHNGSGLPTGLPNNFMFATGIECSYPTIDHGRTRRDLLAECDHYNRYQEDLGLVKEMGLKVLRYGLPYYNIQLSPEKYNWEFADLAMAEMQRLGITPILDLMHFGVPDWLGNFQNPELPVHFAAYCEQVAKRYPWVRYYTPVNEIYVTAKMSAKDGLWNEQLTTDKAFVTALKHIVAASIMGTQRIAKHRPDCIIVQSESAEFTHELRAERTPAVQLENKLRFTALDLLYAHQPEGEVVNYLYDNGMTRREYDWFMAGEPPGYQVMGNDYYGRNEKIVLPNGEICTSMDVLGWYTITHDYYQRYQKPVMHTETNVLTASEGPTWLWKQWVNILRMRKEGVPVLGFTWYSLIDQIDWDKGLAQKTGTVNACGLFDLDRKPRAVAEAYKMLLREYGQITIVPHGELFEVTTRPATLKVEV; from the coding sequence ATGAAATCATTTCTCACCGAGATAAAAGAGCATTTCGGCAGCGGCAACTACGAGGGTGATGAGTTTGGCGGCGCCACCGGCCACAACGGCAGCGGCCTGCCCACGGGCCTGCCCAACAACTTTATGTTTGCCACCGGCATCGAGTGCAGCTACCCTACCATCGACCACGGCCGCACCCGCCGCGACTTGCTGGCCGAGTGCGACCACTATAACCGCTACCAGGAAGACCTGGGCCTGGTGAAGGAAATGGGCCTGAAAGTGCTGCGCTACGGCCTGCCCTACTATAACATCCAGCTCAGCCCCGAAAAATACAACTGGGAATTTGCCGACCTGGCCATGGCCGAGATGCAGCGCCTGGGCATTACCCCAATTCTGGATTTGATGCACTTTGGGGTACCCGACTGGCTGGGCAACTTCCAGAACCCCGAGCTGCCGGTGCATTTTGCGGCCTACTGCGAGCAGGTAGCCAAGCGCTACCCCTGGGTGCGCTACTACACGCCGGTAAACGAGATTTATGTCACGGCCAAGATGAGCGCCAAAGACGGTCTCTGGAACGAGCAGCTGACGACCGACAAGGCGTTTGTCACGGCGCTCAAGCACATCGTCGCCGCCAGCATTATGGGCACGCAGCGCATTGCCAAGCACCGGCCCGACTGCATTATTGTACAAAGCGAGTCGGCCGAGTTTACCCACGAGCTGCGGGCCGAGCGCACCCCCGCCGTGCAGCTGGAAAACAAGCTGCGCTTCACGGCTCTCGACCTGCTTTATGCCCATCAGCCCGAAGGCGAAGTAGTAAACTACCTCTACGACAATGGCATGACGCGGCGTGAGTACGACTGGTTTATGGCCGGCGAGCCGCCCGGCTACCAGGTGATGGGCAACGACTACTACGGTCGCAACGAGAAGATTGTGCTACCCAATGGGGAAATCTGCACCAGCATGGACGTGCTCGGGTGGTACACCATTACCCACGACTACTACCAGCGCTACCAAAAGCCCGTGATGCATACCGAAACCAATGTGCTCACCGCCAGCGAAGGCCCTACCTGGCTCTGGAAGCAGTGGGTCAACATCTTGCGCATGCGCAAGGAAGGCGTACCCGTGCTGGGCTTTACCTGGTACTCGCTCATCGACCAGATTGACTGGGACAAGGGCCTGGCTCAAAAAACCGGCACCGTAAACGCCTGCGGCCTGTTTGACCTCGACCGCAAGCCCCGCGCGGTAGCGGAGGCCTACAAGATGCTGCTGCGCGAATATGGCCAAATTACTATTGTTCCGCACGGCGAGCTGTTTGAGGTAACTACCCGGCCGGCTACGCTGAAGGTAGAGGTGTAG
- a CDS encoding DUF5686 and carboxypeptidase-like regulatory domain-containing protein, translating into MRFIVSLLLLGLLLAGRHSVAQRLVLSGQVVEAISGEPIPFASIFVPNTSTGITADVDGRFKLTVTGTPDSLAASALGFVTQRKHLSNQAQQSILFRLRKGSGVALAEVVVSSRQPENPAFRILREVLKHKPENERTALNTSEYSSYNRIEVSLADIPKSLANRKVVKDIRALAVRQGAAAASDPDAPLPLFASEVGSKVYQKYGPPLRRREDILHKQMRGAGPREGSVLSQMLGSNFQNFDFYPNWQNILGKDFISPISAGGRLTYNYELQDSLLVGKDYCYKIAIAPKRPHDLAFTGTIWITADKYALKRIDVTTSEKANINFISDLRIFQEMTSPSEGPGLPIRTRLVLGVRPYEKQAAMRVRFTTVNSDFVRNQPHTESGFYDQPIVSTILEPGKGQTSDLVSGLLPSGASEGYFDKNRPDTLSLSERQTFAVLDSARELPSVRSTLDWVDLFINGYKKLGAIGPQHSPLLSAATAAKFELGPIINTYAHNNFEGSRFRLGGRTTPEFSRSWVHQAYVAYGTLDNIVKYGIKSTYIAERRHWTLITGEFRHDVEQVALLDNDFLPDNNLFVAAARWGRFTEGRAILRNLASVSIQRDLFHGFTETLTLRYQGIHPLHPFSYYDTPNQGPDAPLGRDLTLSEAVFESRYAPDENLVQSENRRRAIGLKKLPVVTFRYTIGARNYLSDSQHPRYQKYNLLLTHSVSLGHFGRLGYRIEGNYIPDPVPYIILKTPLGNETPFFNANAFNLMNYFEFVTDRSVSLRLDQHFEGVILNALPVIRRFNWRLVGTVNALYGGLTDANRNMLPPTDKDGNRLVRLNALNPNTPYIEAGYGIENIFKFVRVDFIHRLTYRDLPNAKNFGIKVGAQFRL; encoded by the coding sequence ATGAGATTTATTGTTTCGCTGCTGTTGCTTGGACTACTGCTGGCGGGACGGCATTCGGTGGCCCAGCGCCTCGTGCTTAGCGGTCAGGTGGTAGAGGCGATTTCGGGCGAGCCAATTCCGTTTGCGTCTATCTTCGTACCCAACACCAGCACCGGCATCACGGCCGATGTAGACGGCCGCTTCAAGCTGACCGTGACGGGCACGCCAGACTCACTGGCTGCCTCGGCACTGGGCTTCGTCACCCAGCGCAAGCACCTGAGCAATCAGGCGCAGCAGTCCATTCTGTTTCGGCTGCGCAAGGGCAGCGGCGTAGCCCTGGCCGAAGTAGTGGTAAGCTCGCGGCAGCCCGAAAACCCAGCCTTTCGCATCTTGCGCGAGGTGCTGAAGCACAAGCCCGAAAATGAGCGCACGGCGCTCAACACCTCCGAGTACAGCTCATACAACCGGATTGAGGTGAGCCTGGCCGACATTCCGAAGTCGCTGGCCAACCGTAAGGTAGTCAAAGACATTCGGGCGCTGGCCGTGCGCCAGGGCGCGGCAGCTGCTTCTGACCCCGACGCGCCCCTGCCCCTGTTTGCCTCCGAGGTGGGCTCAAAGGTGTATCAGAAGTATGGCCCGCCGCTGCGCCGCCGCGAAGATATCCTGCACAAGCAGATGCGCGGCGCCGGTCCCCGCGAAGGCTCGGTACTGAGCCAGATGCTGGGCTCCAACTTCCAGAATTTCGATTTTTATCCCAACTGGCAGAATATCCTGGGCAAGGATTTTATCTCGCCTATCTCGGCTGGCGGCCGGCTCACCTACAACTACGAGTTGCAAGACTCGCTGCTGGTAGGCAAAGACTACTGCTACAAAATCGCTATCGCGCCCAAGCGCCCGCATGACCTGGCATTCACGGGCACTATCTGGATTACAGCTGATAAGTATGCTTTAAAGCGCATCGACGTCACGACTAGTGAGAAGGCTAACATCAACTTTATCAGCGACCTGCGCATCTTCCAGGAGATGACTTCGCCCAGCGAAGGCCCCGGCCTGCCCATCCGCACCCGGCTGGTGCTGGGGGTGCGCCCCTACGAAAAGCAGGCGGCCATGCGCGTGCGCTTTACCACCGTCAACTCCGACTTTGTGCGCAACCAGCCGCATACCGAAAGCGGCTTTTATGACCAGCCCATTGTATCGACTATTCTGGAGCCCGGCAAGGGACAAACCAGTGACCTCGTGAGTGGGCTGCTGCCCAGCGGGGCCTCCGAAGGCTATTTTGACAAGAACCGGCCCGATACCCTGAGCTTGAGCGAGCGGCAGACGTTTGCCGTGCTTGACTCGGCCCGCGAGCTGCCCTCGGTGCGCAGTACCCTCGACTGGGTCGATTTATTTATCAATGGCTATAAAAAGCTGGGGGCCATTGGCCCGCAGCATTCCCCGCTGCTTTCGGCCGCCACCGCCGCCAAGTTTGAGCTGGGCCCAATCATTAATACCTACGCGCATAACAACTTCGAAGGCAGCCGCTTTCGGCTCGGCGGGCGCACTACGCCCGAGTTCAGCCGCAGCTGGGTACACCAGGCCTACGTGGCTTACGGCACGCTGGACAATATTGTGAAGTACGGCATTAAGTCGACTTACATTGCGGAGCGCCGCCACTGGACGCTCATTACCGGCGAGTTTCGACACGATGTGGAGCAGGTGGCCCTCCTGGACAATGACTTTTTACCCGACAACAATCTGTTTGTGGCGGCTGCCCGCTGGGGACGCTTTACCGAGGGCCGCGCTATTTTGCGCAATCTGGCTTCGGTCAGTATTCAGCGCGATTTGTTTCATGGCTTTACCGAAACCCTGACCCTGCGCTACCAGGGTATTCACCCGCTGCACCCTTTCTCTTATTACGACACGCCTAACCAAGGCCCGGACGCCCCCCTGGGCCGCGACCTCACCCTGTCGGAAGCCGTGTTTGAGTCGCGCTACGCGCCCGACGAAAATCTGGTGCAGAGTGAGAACCGCCGTCGTGCCATCGGGCTTAAAAAACTACCGGTAGTTACGTTCCGCTATACTATTGGGGCCCGCAATTATCTGAGTGACAGCCAGCACCCGCGCTATCAAAAATACAACCTGCTCCTGACACACAGCGTGTCGCTGGGTCATTTTGGGCGGCTGGGCTACCGTATTGAGGGCAATTATATACCCGACCCGGTACCTTATATCATCCTGAAGACACCGCTGGGCAACGAGACGCCGTTTTTTAATGCGAATGCTTTTAACCTGATGAACTACTTCGAGTTTGTGACCGACCGCTCGGTGTCGCTGCGGCTCGACCAGCATTTTGAAGGTGTTATTTTGAACGCGCTGCCAGTCATCCGGCGCTTCAATTGGCGGCTGGTGGGTACCGTCAACGCGCTTTATGGGGGCCTTACCGATGCCAATCGTAATATGCTACCTCCCACCGATAAGGACGGCAACCGCCTGGTGCGCCTGAATGCCCTGAACCCGAACACTCCTTATATAGAGGCCGGCTACGGCATTGAGAATATCTTCAAGTTTGTGCGAGTCGATTTTATTCATCGCCTCACCTACCGCGACTTACCCAACGCCAAAAACTTCGGCATCAAGGTGGGCGCGCAGTTCCGGCTCTGA
- a CDS encoding hydrolase, with amino-acid sequence MKNVFRYLAAPLLSASLLAACARQEASPVLPAATALSQNASAPGFPEGFETGTKTAYTAGTVTLSSGSWTLTDALLGNTSADAHTGTQSARVRNSGSLSMNFDLTSGAGVVTVDHARYGTDASGTWELWASTNSGSSYAKVGSTITSSSTTLATASFTLNMAGAVRLQVRKTDGSTNRLNFDNITVQSYAGTGGGGTPPPGSGGTKFLFDASHAELAGNADWALDVDGGVAPRYPTPAASGITASTPESYWTAALSSWGVALVKLGNSVENLPAGTAITYGNSSNPQDLANYNVFVIDEPNTLFTASEKTAILNFVKNGGGLFMISDHDQSDRNNDGYDSPAIWNDLMTNNSVQVNPFGYSIALTNISETTSNVLAGSTNTILHGSQGNVTQLKFSNGATITKTSGSQAVPLVWQSSSVQGLSNIMCASSTFGTGRVFCITDSSPADDGTGSPGNTVYPGWTELASHANLHLNASLWLAKQQ; translated from the coding sequence ATGAAAAATGTATTTCGCTACCTGGCAGCCCCGCTGCTGAGTGCCTCCCTGCTGGCGGCCTGCGCCCGGCAAGAAGCCAGCCCGGTGCTGCCTGCCGCCACCGCTCTTAGCCAGAATGCCTCGGCACCGGGCTTCCCTGAGGGCTTCGAAACGGGCACCAAAACGGCCTATACCGCCGGCACCGTCACGCTCAGCTCGGGCTCGTGGACCCTCACCGACGCGCTTCTGGGCAACACCAGCGCCGATGCCCACACGGGCACGCAGTCGGCGCGGGTGCGCAACAGCGGCTCGCTGAGCATGAACTTCGACCTGACCAGCGGGGCGGGCGTCGTCACCGTCGACCATGCCCGGTATGGCACCGATGCTTCCGGCACCTGGGAGCTGTGGGCCAGCACCAACAGCGGCAGCAGCTACGCCAAAGTGGGCAGCACCATCACGAGCAGCAGCACAACCCTGGCCACGGCTAGCTTCACCCTGAACATGGCCGGTGCGGTGCGCCTGCAGGTGCGCAAAACGGATGGCAGCACCAACCGCCTCAATTTCGACAACATCACGGTACAGAGCTACGCGGGCACGGGCGGTGGTGGCACCCCGCCTCCCGGCAGCGGCGGTACCAAGTTCCTGTTCGACGCCAGCCACGCCGAACTGGCTGGCAACGCCGACTGGGCCCTCGACGTGGATGGCGGCGTGGCCCCACGCTACCCCACGCCAGCCGCTTCGGGTATCACGGCCAGCACCCCGGAAAGCTACTGGACGGCCGCGCTCTCTTCCTGGGGAGTGGCTCTGGTAAAGCTGGGCAACTCGGTTGAGAACCTGCCGGCCGGCACGGCTATTACCTACGGCAACTCATCCAACCCCCAGGATTTGGCCAACTACAACGTGTTTGTAATTGACGAGCCAAACACGCTCTTTACGGCCAGCGAGAAGACTGCCATCCTCAATTTTGTAAAAAATGGCGGCGGCTTGTTCATGATTTCCGACCACGACCAGTCGGACCGTAACAACGACGGCTACGACTCGCCCGCCATCTGGAACGACCTGATGACCAACAACTCGGTGCAGGTCAACCCTTTCGGCTACAGTATTGCGCTCACCAATATCTCTGAAACGACCAGCAACGTGCTGGCTGGCAGCACCAACACTATTCTGCACGGCTCGCAGGGCAACGTTACGCAGCTCAAGTTCTCAAACGGCGCCACCATCACTAAAACCTCGGGCTCGCAGGCCGTGCCCCTGGTGTGGCAAAGCAGCTCGGTCCAGGGCCTGAGCAACATCATGTGCGCGAGCAGCACCTTTGGTACCGGCCGCGTCTTCTGCATCACCGATTCGTCGCCGGCCGATGATGGCACCGGCAGCCCCGGCAACACCGTGTACCCCGGCTGGACGGAGCTGGCCAGCCACGCCAACCTGCACCTGAACGCCTCGCTTTGGCTGGCCAAGCAGCAGTAG
- a CDS encoding Pycsar system effector family protein, translating into MATTTLPAEAETPAAPASPPAKPPKPEVSALVQQAQAYLEPKLTAELDPRLTYHTLAHTAYVVKQARNLADDAQLSPEQTEELLLAAWFHDTGYLDTYDGHEYKSMARAEAWLLEKKVEPARVEVIKNLIRATHRNETPTTELEKIMVDADMSNLAADDFRARAELLRTEWELALDKSYSNPEWAELQLNFMLAHKYLSGAGKDRYKKSLKANVENQRDRLKKAEKKAKKKEKEKTDTFAEPKRGIETMFRTMYSNHMKLSDMADKKASMMISLNAVIMSVIITYLGAKSSGMTPTGNASFTRNPILAVPMGILLLTALGSVTSAILSAQPDVTSFKWLKRNPEIATNRRVNLLFFGQFTKLSLQHFQEGMHELMRQKNTLYTNMVTDVYYLGEVLDRKYRLLRVSYSIFMVGLILTALSFGIVLAYKM; encoded by the coding sequence ATGGCTACTACTACTCTCCCCGCCGAAGCCGAAACTCCGGCCGCCCCAGCTTCTCCGCCTGCTAAGCCGCCCAAGCCGGAGGTGTCGGCGCTGGTGCAGCAGGCGCAAGCCTACCTCGAGCCCAAGCTGACGGCCGAGCTGGACCCCCGCCTCACCTACCACACGCTGGCGCATACGGCCTACGTAGTGAAGCAGGCCCGCAACCTGGCCGACGATGCCCAGCTCAGCCCCGAGCAAACCGAGGAACTGCTGCTGGCCGCCTGGTTTCACGACACGGGCTACCTCGATACCTACGATGGCCACGAGTATAAGAGCATGGCCCGGGCCGAGGCCTGGCTTCTGGAAAAAAAGGTGGAGCCCGCCCGCGTAGAGGTTATTAAAAACCTTATCCGCGCTACGCATCGCAACGAGACGCCAACTACGGAGCTCGAAAAAATAATGGTCGATGCCGATATGAGCAATCTGGCCGCCGACGATTTTCGGGCCCGCGCCGAGCTGCTGCGCACCGAGTGGGAGCTGGCCCTCGATAAGTCGTACAGCAACCCCGAGTGGGCCGAGCTGCAGCTCAACTTTATGCTGGCGCATAAGTACCTCTCCGGCGCTGGCAAAGACCGCTATAAGAAGTCGCTGAAAGCCAATGTTGAAAACCAGCGCGACCGGCTCAAAAAGGCCGAGAAAAAAGCCAAGAAAAAGGAAAAGGAAAAAACCGACACCTTCGCCGAGCCCAAGCGGGGCATCGAAACAATGTTCCGCACCATGTACTCCAACCACATGAAGCTCTCCGACATGGCCGATAAAAAGGCCAGCATGATGATTTCGCTCAACGCGGTTATCATGTCGGTGATAATTACCTACCTGGGGGCCAAATCGTCGGGGATGACGCCCACCGGCAATGCCAGCTTTACCCGCAATCCGATTCTGGCCGTGCCCATGGGCATTCTGCTGCTTACCGCCCTGGGCTCGGTAACCTCGGCTATTCTTTCGGCTCAGCCCGATGTCACGAGCTTCAAATGGCTGAAGCGCAACCCCGAGATTGCCACCAACCGGCGCGTCAACCTCTTGTTTTTCGGACAGTTCACCAAGCTCAGCCTGCAGCACTTTCAGGAAGGTATGCACGAGCTGATGCGCCAGAAAAATACCCTTTATACAAATATGGTAACAGATGTATATTATCTTGGCGAAGTGCTCGACCGTAAATACAGGCTGTTGCGCGTGAGCTATTCCATTTTTATGGTTGGCCTGATACTCACGGCGCTCTCCTTTGGGATTGTACTCGCCTACAAGATGTAG